In a single window of the Zea mays cultivar B73 chromosome 5, Zm-B73-REFERENCE-NAM-5.0, whole genome shotgun sequence genome:
- the LOC100216629 gene encoding uncharacterized protein isoform X1, which yields MSEYKNVVGGRLKLKGKALDVKEGGVKKKKKKHQLEESSQIEHDELHKGGNSGLPADHNNELIEAGKVGDEERNLHPDYDHLTPAERRYIDQKQKIDMQKLAKVANKSHRDRIQDFNQYLANLSEHYDIPKVGPG from the exons ATGTCAGAATACAAGAACGTCGTTGGGGGGAGGCTAAAGCTGAAGGGTAAGGCACTGGATGTGAAGGAAGGTGGAgtcaagaagaaaaaaaagaagcatCAGCTTGAAGAGTCGTCTCAGATtgagcacgatgagctccacaaaG GGGGAAACTCTGGCTTACCAGCTGATCACAACAATGAGCTTATTGAAGCTGGCAAGGTGGGAGATGAAGAAAGGAATCTACATCCAGACTACGACCACCTCACACCGGCGGAGCGACGCTATATAGATCAGAAGCAGAAGATCGACATGCAAAAGCTGGCCAAAGTTGCTAACAAGTCACACAGGGACCGTATCCAGGACTTCAACCAGTATCTGGCGAACCTCAGCGAGCACTATGACATCCCTAAAGTTGGCCCTGGCTAA